In the Arachis ipaensis cultivar K30076 chromosome B04, Araip1.1, whole genome shotgun sequence genome, GTTAGATCAAAGAAACTCTAAATttgaaatataataataaatatgtcATGTAATGaaaaaataactatatatatatacaaagaggaAAGAAAGGGGGTAAATAAGAAGGGAGAAAAGGCCCTGATGGGACATGTGTGTAATGTGAGTCTTCTCTTCTGACTTGATAACTTTTCTCTGTGCATTCCCTTTCTGAAAACTTCACATTCTAATTCAGATTCCCCTTGCAGGTGAATCGGGACTACATTCATTGATTCCTTCATTCCTTCCATCTAATTCCCTCATACTCTGATTATTTGGATTCTTCTCTAATACTGCTATACTATACTTGTGCTGTTATACTACACTAGTACCACTTTCAATTCTTCATCAGGATCCTTTATAGCTTGCAATTGTTATCATTTGGTGCTTCCATTGAGTTCCAATGACAGAGAATACGCGTCTCCAAATATTGCAAGCTGCAATTTCTCATTTAACCGAGCAATCGGATGGCTACATCGAGCAATTCGCCTCTCTCACACAACGAATTGGTTCGTTACAGGAGCAGTTCGCCCAGCACTTGGCGGAATCCCCGAGACGCGGATCGTCCTCCCCTGTCTTTGGCCACCCTCGGCAGATGAAAGTGGACTTCCCTCGTTTCTCTGGCGCGGAGGATGTCTCCCAATGGATCTATCGCGTGGAACGCTTCTTCCGGATCTATGATATCCCGGAGGACCAACGATTGGATCTGGTGGCCGTCAATTTGGAGGGTCGGGCCCTTGCTTGGTTTCAGATGTGGGAGAGACTCGAACCTATGACTGATTGGCTTGCCATCTCCACTGCCTTGCAAATGCAATTCGGACCGTCCCATTTTGAAAACCCCCGAGAGGAGCTACTGAAATTGAAACAATCCACCACGGTGAATGTTTACTTTGAATCCTTTAACGACCTAGCCGCCCGTGCATATGGCTTAAATGATGCTTTGCTTCTGGATTGCTTTGTGGGTGGTCTTCATCCGGAACTGAAACGGGAGGTGAAAGCCCACTCACCGATCTCTTTGTTGCAAGCGGTTTCTCTTGCCAAATTGTTCGAGGAAAAGTTTCTGCCCCACACCCAATGCTGGCGTTCTGCCGTTGCTTAGCCACAGCAACCGCTGGCTCGACCTACCACCGCCCTAGCCCCTAAACCACTCACTACCGTTTTTCCTGCACAACCGCCGCCTCAAAACCCTCCACTACTCCCCACCCCTCCAAAGCCTAACACAATGCGCAAATTAACTCCAATGGAGATACAGTTTCGGCGAGAAAAGGGCATCTGTTTTACCTGTGACGAGCGCTATTCCCCTTCCCACAAATGTGCTTCTAAGCACTATTTTCTGATCCAAACTGTAGAGGAAGTCCCTCCTGAACAGGACTTTGCAATTAAGATTCCGGAAGTGGACCAAATCCCGCCGGTACTAGCTGAGGACAGGGTCGACCCCCTCCACCTTTCGTACAATGCCATGGCCGGCATCCCTGCCCGACGGTCGATTAGGTTCCGAGGTCTGGTGCATGGCAGAGACATCCGCGTACTCATGGATGGCGGCAGCTCAGATAACTTCATCCACCCGGCTTTGGTTCGACGCCTGGCAGTGCCCGTT is a window encoding:
- the LOC110271493 gene encoding uncharacterized protein LOC110271493, with protein sequence MTENTRLQILQAAISHLTEQSDGYIEQFASLTQRIGSLQEQFAQHLAESPRRGSSSPVFGHPRQMKVDFPRFSGAEDVSQWIYRVERFFRIYDIPEDQRLDLVAVNLEGRALAWFQMWERLEPMTDWLAISTALQMQFGPSHFENPREELLKLKQSTTVNVYFESFNDLAARAYGLNDALLLDCFVGGLHPELKREVKAHSPISLLQAVSLAKLFEEKFLPHTQCWRSAVA